A part of Paraliobacillus zengyii genomic DNA contains:
- the dat gene encoding D-amino-acid transaminase, with the protein MIDNPMILTQTGLINSTQLHYPFEERGLQFGDGIYEVIRVYNGDCYLLSKHIDRLFRSAEAIKLTLPFTKEQVRIELKQLVKVNQLTTNGKIYLQVTRGSAKRDHIFPAVEANFYAYVEELERPVEKLQFGVKAITLPDIRWQNCYIKSLNLLPNVMAKQEAFEQGCFEAILHRDGIVTECSSSNVYLVKDNIIYTHPETNQILHGCVRDRIKTFIHALDMELAETAFVTDDLAYADEVFLTSSTAEVMPIVEVDQTEIGNGQPGSITRALQAAYQLDAGLISSLLK; encoded by the coding sequence ATGATTGATAATCCGATGATCCTGACCCAGACTGGATTAATAAATAGTACACAATTGCATTATCCATTCGAAGAACGCGGCTTACAATTCGGGGATGGCATTTATGAAGTAATTCGCGTTTATAATGGAGATTGTTATTTGCTTTCAAAGCACATCGATCGTTTATTTCGTTCAGCAGAAGCAATTAAGCTAACTTTACCTTTCACCAAAGAGCAAGTACGAATTGAGTTAAAACAACTAGTAAAGGTTAATCAATTAACTACTAACGGGAAAATTTATTTGCAAGTAACACGCGGATCGGCAAAACGTGATCATATTTTCCCAGCAGTTGAAGCGAATTTCTATGCCTATGTGGAGGAATTAGAACGTCCCGTTGAAAAGCTTCAATTTGGTGTGAAGGCAATTACATTACCTGATATCCGTTGGCAAAACTGTTATATTAAAAGTTTGAATTTATTACCAAATGTTATGGCTAAACAAGAAGCGTTTGAACAAGGATGTTTTGAAGCGATATTACATCGCGATGGAATCGTAACAGAATGTAGCTCTTCGAACGTATACTTAGTAAAAGACAATATAATTTATACACATCCAGAAACAAATCAAATATTGCATGGATGTGTGCGAGATCGAATAAAGACATTCATTCACGCTTTAGATATGGAATTAGCTGAAACTGCGTTCGTAACGGATGATTTAGCCTATGCAGATGAAGTTTTTTTAACGAGTAGTACAGCTGAAGTGATGCCAATTGTTGAGGTAGATCAAACAGAGATTGGAAATGGACAACCTGGATCGATAACACGAGCATTACAAGCAGCCTACCAACTAGATGCTGGCCTTATTTCTTCTCTACTTAAGTAA
- a CDS encoding metal ABC transporter permease — MTYTFWIVLTGCLVGLTCGVTGSLLVLRKMSMIADAISHTVLLGIVGAFFITQSLNGIPMLIGAAIVGLVTAFLVEALDNSGVQSDAAIGVVFTTLFALAVVFISFIGDQVHLDTQHALMGEIAFVPWDTVQINGNDYGPKAVWMLGSVLVINFILIGLFYKQIKTSTFDPQFATLIGVPVVFMHYLLMTMVSLSTVASFDSVGAILVVAMLIVPGATAYLLTDRFLNILILSGVIGVVSALLGYLGAVYWNVSIAGSMATAVGILFALAFFFSPKHGILFKTWHNRSKRKETTIQNH, encoded by the coding sequence ATGACCTATACATTTTGGATTGTTCTTACAGGCTGCCTTGTAGGACTAACTTGTGGGGTAACTGGTTCCTTATTAGTCTTACGAAAAATGTCTATGATTGCAGATGCAATTAGTCATACTGTCCTTTTAGGAATTGTCGGTGCATTCTTTATTACACAATCCTTAAATGGCATTCCAATGCTGATTGGTGCAGCTATTGTTGGTTTGGTAACCGCATTTTTAGTAGAAGCATTGGATAACTCAGGCGTTCAGTCCGATGCAGCAATCGGCGTTGTCTTCACCACATTATTCGCTTTAGCTGTTGTATTTATTTCCTTTATTGGTGATCAAGTGCACCTTGATACACAACATGCTTTAATGGGAGAAATAGCTTTTGTACCGTGGGATACTGTTCAAATTAACGGTAATGATTATGGGCCCAAAGCAGTTTGGATGCTAGGCAGTGTTTTAGTGATAAACTTCATATTAATCGGTTTATTCTATAAACAGATTAAAACTTCTACATTTGATCCACAGTTTGCCACGTTAATCGGGGTACCCGTTGTCTTTATGCACTATTTACTAATGACAATGGTTTCTTTATCGACTGTTGCTTCATTTGATAGTGTAGGTGCAATACTTGTCGTTGCCATGTTAATTGTACCTGGTGCAACTGCTTATCTGTTAACAGACCGCTTCTTAAATATCTTAATACTAAGCGGAGTAATTGGTGTTGTATCTGCATTATTAGGATATCTAGGAGCTGTCTATTGGAATGTTTCGATTGCGGGTTCAATGGCAACAGCAGTTGGTATCTTATTCGCTCTTGCTTTTTTCTTTAGTCCGAAGCATGGTATTTTATTTAAAACTTGGCATAATCGTTCGAAACGTAAAGAAACGACAATACAAAACCATTGA
- a CDS encoding metal ABC transporter permease, producing MWTEVVSLFSSANVQWVLMGSLLLGFASGMIGSFVLLKKQSLISDAMAHAALPGVCIAFIIFQEKSMPLLLIGAAITSLLATQAIQVIIKHSRIKTDAAIGIIISVFFGFGIVLLTYIQQNSSGNQAGLNSFIFGQAASLIKSDVQLIAVSSLLLMIVTTFCFKEFKISIFDPSFARGIGIPVSFFNGVLLFLIVGIVVIGIQMVGVVLIAALLITPPLAARYWTENLSVMAWLAGIFGGISGMVGASMSTVISDLPTGPMIVLSASFIFFISLLFGKRKGILLKGLRIV from the coding sequence ATGTGGACTGAAGTTGTCTCGTTGTTTTCAAGTGCAAATGTTCAATGGGTTTTAATGGGCAGTTTATTATTGGGATTTGCAAGTGGCATGATAGGAAGTTTTGTTTTGTTAAAAAAACAAAGTCTTATCAGTGACGCTATGGCACATGCTGCACTTCCCGGTGTCTGTATTGCTTTCATTATATTTCAAGAAAAATCGATGCCATTGTTATTAATAGGTGCTGCTATTACAAGTTTGCTAGCTACACAAGCTATTCAGGTTATTATCAAGCACTCTAGAATAAAGACAGATGCAGCAATAGGTATCATTATTTCGGTATTCTTTGGCTTTGGAATTGTTTTATTAACATATATTCAACAAAACTCTAGTGGGAATCAAGCAGGATTAAATTCATTTATCTTTGGGCAAGCTGCCTCTTTAATTAAAAGCGACGTTCAATTAATTGCTGTTAGTTCCCTTTTATTAATGATTGTTACCACTTTTTGTTTTAAAGAGTTTAAGATAAGTATTTTTGACCCATCATTCGCACGTGGGATAGGTATACCTGTAAGCTTCTTTAATGGCGTTTTACTTTTTCTTATTGTCGGGATTGTTGTGATTGGAATTCAAATGGTAGGTGTCGTATTAATTGCGGCCTTATTAATTACTCCTCCATTAGCTGCTCGATATTGGACTGAAAATCTGAGTGTTATGGCTTGGTTAGCAGGAATATTTGGGGGTATCTCCGGGATGGTTGGTGCAAGTATGAGTACAGTTATAAGTGACTTACCAACTGGACCTATGATCGTTTTAAGTGCCTCCTTTATTTTTTTCATTAGTTTGTTATTTGGTAAGCGTAAAGGCATTTTACTAAAGGGGTTGAGAATAGTATGA
- a CDS encoding metal ABC transporter ATP-binding protein, with the protein MDALTINGLKVLYDKQPALEHVSFRVPVGSLTGIIGPNGAGKSTLIKSILRLIPMQAGDVQVFGKSYAQQKQLIGYVPQRSEVDWDFPTNALDVVLMGRYREIGFFKRAKKKEIDWARTCLDKVGMLDYAQRQISQLSGGQQQRVFLARALAQDATIYFMDEPFAGVDAATEKAIIKLMKEWKDQGKTVLVVHHDLQTVEDYFDHVLLLNKTPIAYGETQSVFTLDNLEQTYGGKISFLQKTPIVLQGGL; encoded by the coding sequence ATGGATGCTTTAACAATAAATGGCCTGAAAGTCTTGTATGATAAACAACCCGCACTTGAACATGTTTCTTTTCGTGTACCAGTTGGATCACTTACAGGTATTATCGGTCCAAATGGGGCAGGTAAATCAACATTAATTAAATCAATATTACGCCTCATTCCTATGCAAGCAGGCGATGTACAAGTTTTTGGGAAATCTTATGCACAACAAAAGCAACTAATCGGTTACGTTCCACAACGAAGTGAAGTTGATTGGGATTTCCCGACAAATGCACTGGATGTTGTCTTAATGGGCAGATATCGTGAAATTGGATTCTTCAAAAGAGCAAAAAAGAAAGAAATAGATTGGGCACGAACATGTCTAGATAAAGTTGGTATGTTAGATTATGCACAGAGACAAATCAGTCAACTTTCAGGTGGACAACAGCAACGGGTTTTCTTAGCACGGGCACTTGCTCAAGATGCGACAATTTACTTTATGGATGAACCTTTTGCTGGAGTCGATGCTGCAACAGAAAAGGCAATTATAAAATTAATGAAGGAATGGAAAGATCAAGGAAAAACAGTTCTAGTTGTCCATCATGATTTACAAACAGTTGAAGATTACTTTGATCACGTATTGTTGCTTAATAAAACTCCAATCGCATACGGTGAGACACAATCAGTTTTTACCTTAGATAACTTAGAACAAACATATGGCGGGAAAATATCATTCTTACAAAAGACTCCAATCGTACTTCAGGGAGGATTGTAA
- a CDS encoding metal ABC transporter solute-binding protein, Zn/Mn family gives MKKRLIVSIGFLLVGLFGCSTQDEETINKSEEPLKVVTTIAQIADAVENIGGEHVDVTSLMGPGVDPHLYNAVQGDIQTLDQADIIFYNGLHLEGQMGEIFEQMEQDKTTTPVSENIPESKLLSDPESPTITDPHVWFDISMWSYSVEAVRDDLINIDPDNEESYSQNAADYLAELEALDIYAKERFEEIPEESRVLVTAHDAFNYFGKAYGFEVVGLQGLSTESDYSVNDVQKIIDLLIDRNVKGVFVESSVSDRSINAVVEGAKEAGHDVSIGGELYSDAMGEAGTEEGTYAGMFKHNVDTIVEALK, from the coding sequence ATGAAAAAACGCTTAATTGTTAGTATAGGATTCCTTTTAGTTGGACTATTTGGATGCTCTACTCAAGATGAGGAAACAATTAATAAATCAGAAGAACCACTAAAAGTAGTCACCACCATCGCACAAATTGCAGATGCAGTTGAAAATATTGGAGGAGAACATGTAGATGTAACAAGCCTTATGGGTCCTGGTGTTGACCCCCATTTATACAATGCAGTTCAAGGAGACATCCAAACACTGGATCAAGCTGATATCATCTTTTATAACGGACTTCATTTGGAAGGCCAAATGGGGGAAATCTTTGAACAAATGGAACAAGATAAAACAACTACACCAGTGTCAGAAAACATTCCCGAAAGTAAATTATTAAGTGATCCAGAGAGCCCTACTATCACTGATCCTCACGTCTGGTTCGACATATCGATGTGGTCATATAGTGTGGAGGCAGTACGTGATGATTTAATCAATATCGATCCAGACAACGAAGAAAGCTATAGTCAAAATGCCGCTGACTACTTAGCTGAGTTAGAAGCGTTAGATATCTACGCAAAAGAACGTTTTGAAGAAATCCCTGAAGAAAGTAGAGTTTTAGTAACAGCTCATGATGCTTTTAATTATTTTGGCAAAGCTTACGGATTTGAAGTGGTCGGTTTACAAGGTTTAAGCACCGAATCCGATTATAGTGTGAATGATGTCCAAAAAATTATTGATCTATTAATTGATAGAAATGTAAAAGGTGTTTTTGTTGAGAGTAGTGTCTCTGACCGTTCTATCAACGCAGTCGTTGAAGGCGCAAAAGAAGCAGGTCATGATGTCTCCATTGGTGGAGAATTATATTCTGATGCTATGGGTGAAGCTGGAACTGAAGAAGGTACGTATGCAGGAATGTTTAAACATAACGTTGATACGATTGTAGAGGCACTAAAATAA
- a CDS encoding ABC-ATPase domain-containing protein, whose translation MKQLQEKLQQIDGKGYKAYKSIYGRYSFHRFELCVDYVQGDPYATPSKVRIIIPTAYRKIRSDWKEDRNRKIYVEDLIARSLAKSITENTLNNREKGLITIDEPGQEILERTAVSVDAEHVTICLTVNLPANGRRINGKEAKYLFFEMMPNVLTGSIFAIKDESFQEVVELSDQHQAIRAEMKKNKWITFVADNAILPRESGISNRPLKNAVPFKSPIANQVKIDLPNQEEAISGLAISEGITLIVGGGYHGKSTLLQAMERGVYHHIKGDGREYVLTDPTAVKVRAEDGRKVSGVNISAFIKQLPHQQHTTKFTTDNASGSTSQATNIMEALEAGVGTLLIDEDTSATNFMIRDRRMQELVAKEKEPITPFIDKINQLKDQLGISTIFVMGGSGDYFDIADQVIMMDEYRPKNVTKLAKEIASKYPANRLETKETDFGDIPNRILLQNSIQTYKGKKSRVQAKGLSTIIVGNTAIQLDYLEQLVDSSQTNMIAMLIHYLDKNQILKSEMTIANLLDEIEMQFETEGLASFAPFADKHPGELARPRRFEIAGALNRMRTAIVK comes from the coding sequence ATGAAACAATTACAAGAAAAGTTACAACAAATAGATGGTAAAGGTTATAAAGCATATAAATCAATTTACGGGAGATATTCATTTCATCGATTTGAATTATGTGTGGATTATGTTCAAGGAGATCCATATGCTACTCCATCAAAAGTACGAATAATTATACCAACAGCTTACCGGAAAATCAGATCGGACTGGAAGGAAGACCGTAATCGGAAAATATATGTAGAAGATTTGATTGCGCGAAGTTTAGCGAAGTCTATTACTGAAAACACCTTAAATAATAGAGAAAAAGGTTTAATTACTATTGATGAACCAGGACAAGAAATTTTAGAACGTACTGCAGTGTCAGTTGATGCCGAACATGTAACGATTTGCTTAACTGTTAACCTGCCAGCAAACGGTCGTCGAATTAATGGAAAAGAAGCAAAATATCTTTTCTTTGAAATGATGCCCAATGTATTAACAGGATCGATTTTTGCTATTAAAGATGAATCGTTTCAAGAAGTAGTAGAATTATCTGATCAACACCAAGCTATCAGAGCTGAAATGAAGAAGAATAAGTGGATTACCTTTGTTGCAGATAATGCAATTCTGCCGCGGGAAAGTGGTATTAGTAACCGCCCATTAAAGAACGCTGTACCGTTTAAGAGTCCAATTGCTAATCAGGTGAAGATAGACCTGCCAAATCAGGAGGAAGCAATTTCTGGATTGGCGATATCGGAGGGAATTACACTTATCGTTGGCGGAGGATATCATGGTAAAAGCACACTATTACAAGCGATGGAGCGTGGTGTTTATCATCATATAAAAGGCGACGGACGTGAATATGTTCTAACTGATCCTACTGCTGTAAAAGTACGCGCTGAAGACGGCCGAAAAGTTAGTGGTGTGAATATCTCTGCTTTTATTAAGCAGTTACCACATCAGCAACATACAACGAAGTTTACAACAGATAATGCAAGTGGAAGTACTTCACAGGCAACAAACATTATGGAGGCTCTTGAAGCGGGAGTAGGTACGTTGTTAATTGATGAAGATACGAGCGCAACAAATTTCATGATCAGAGACAGACGGATGCAAGAATTGGTTGCGAAAGAAAAGGAACCAATTACACCCTTTATAGATAAAATTAATCAATTAAAAGATCAACTAGGAATATCAACAATATTTGTTATGGGTGGATCTGGTGATTATTTTGACATTGCTGATCAAGTGATTATGATGGATGAATATAGACCGAAAAACGTAACGAAATTAGCGAAAGAAATAGCTAGTAAGTATCCTGCAAATCGTTTAGAGACAAAAGAAACAGATTTTGGCGACATACCAAATCGCATTCTCTTACAAAATAGTATACAAACGTATAAAGGCAAGAAATCAAGAGTACAAGCAAAAGGGCTGTCAACAATTATTGTTGGAAACACAGCTATTCAATTGGATTATCTTGAACAGCTTGTTGATAGTTCTCAAACGAATATGATTGCTATGCTTATTCATTATTTGGATAAAAATCAAATTTTAAAAAGTGAAATGACAATAGCCAACTTATTAGATGAAATAGAAATGCAATTTGAAACAGAAGGTCTTGCTTCATTTGCTCCTTTTGCTGATAAACATCCAGGTGAATTAGCTAGACCACGTCGGTTTGAAATAGCTGGTGCTTTAAATAGAATGAGAACTGCAATAGTAAAATAG